The DNA region CCGGCGTCTAGCGGCCCGCGGCGGCTACGCCCCCTTGCTGCCCGATCGCCGTCTCTGCGGTCAGCGCCGCTGCGAGCGCGACGCCCCAGCGCGCAGGACGGGCCGATCGATGACGCCTACCGCTCGTAGGTGAACTCTAGCGTTCCTTCCGCGAGCGTGGCGCCTCGGATGGCCGCCAACAGGCCGGCCCGGTCGGCCGTGTCGGCCGGCAGGTCCACCTCTTGCGACAAAGCGAAGACCGTCAGGCAGTACGTCTTGACGCCGGGGCCCTTGGAGCACATCGGGTCGTACGCGTGGCGACGCTTGTCGTTGAGCCCCCACACGCCAACCTTCGAGGACCCCCGCGCAAGCTCGGTCGTCTCGGCCGGGATGTTAAACACCACCCAGTACGACTTCTCCTGGTCGGGGGCCGTATGCCAGAGGCTCAGCGCGAACGCCTTGGTCCCCTGCGGAGCACGCCCCCACCGAACGGCGGGGGGGACCCCGGCGCCGTCGCAGGTGCAGTCGATCTTAATACGGCCGTCGGCATCTACGTCGGAGCTGCTGACCTGAAGCTCCGAGAGCGCACCGGGCCGCTGCTGCTGCGCCCCTTGGGCCGGCGGGCCCGGCGCCCTTCCCACGGGGCGCGGCCGGCGTGGGGGGGCCGGCGGTTCGGGGCGACGCCCGCCCCCACCGGCGCCGGGCCCGTGGGGCGTGTACGTCTGCTTGGTCTTGCGACCGTTTGTGTCGACAAACTCGAACGCAGCCGATCCATCTGCGGCGAGCGTGTAGCCCACCGTGCCTTGGCGGCCATCCAACTGGTAGGTCAGGAGGAAGCCCCCCTGCTCGCTCTCGACGAACTGGGTGATCTTCGCGCCCCGCAGGGGCTCGAGCGCGGGCCGCAACGGGTTGGCCCGGGGCTGGGGGTCGACCTGGCCGTCGCGCTCGGTCACCTCCCCATGGAAGCCGCCGTTCAGGTAGGGGTACGCCCGTGTGGCGTGATAGTGGTAGCCGAGCCGCGGGTCGTCGTGGCCGTTGAACCGGTCGAGCCCCTCGACCGGCGAGCCATCCGGCTCCGTGTAGCCGTAGATCGGGTAGCCATCTAGCGCAACGGCGATCGGCGTCCCCTCGCCGACGGCGTTCTGCAGGTGCACGGGCGCCAGGTGGTAGTGGTAGTCGTCCGCGCGTCCGCAGTGCCCGCCGAACTCGTCGAGCTCACCGAACAAGTAGGCGTCCTCGCCCCGGTTGTTCAGCGGATTGAAGATCGGGACGCCGTTGGCCGCCAGCGCGATGGCCCCCCGCAAGAACTCTCCCTTGGTGGTCTTTGGGCTCTGTGCGGGCACGGGGTTCAGCGGGATCCGCCAGGCGTTCTCGCCCACGTACGTCTGTGGCAGCGGCACCTGCTGCTGCCACGCGGTGATGCCCACCATCATGCGGTGGTCCGGGATGCCGGAGGACTCCACAAAGAGGAAGTCGTGGTCCGAGCGGACCCGCACCTTGCCCGAGAAGGGCTCGAACATCTTGGCCAACCCGGGCTGCTGCTGCGCGGGCTGCTGCTGCGGCTGGGCGTTTAGCTGCATGATCTGCTGTGTCCTTTCGGGCGACGGCGGGTGTGGGTGTCCTTCGTGGGCTTGGGCACGGCACGCCCCCAACGCAAGCAGGCAGACGAATGAAACGATTCTCATGGTCGAGCTCGGTTACCAAGGTGGGGTGTTCTGGTCGAAACGTCCGCGGGCTAGCGAGGCGGCGGGCGCCGCCCGTCGCCCCCACGGCGGGGCGGGTTCTGGGGAACGACGTCGTTCAGCCCACGAAAGTCGGCGCGTGCTTTCCCGTCCGGCGGCGACGCGACGACCGTCCGCAGCAACACCAGATTGTCGAGCGCCAAGTCGTCCGACCAAATGAACGCGGCGCCCTGGAAGTCGTGCTCGAAATACGGGGCTTTGGGGTCGACCTGCGCCTCGGTAAACTCTCGCGCGTTGGGCCACTGGCTGTCGTCAAAGCCGACCGCGTACCAGTCCTTCGGAACAGCAATGCTCTCGACCCTGGGGTTCTTCGTGTCGGCGCCGACCGGCCCCCACGAGAACTTCTTCGCCTTCCAGGCCGCGTTAGAGACGGTTCCGTCGCCGAACTTGAGGATGAACCCGGCGTCTCCGATGCTGGTGTTGGCGTACTCCATGCCGGTCTCGGGGTCGGCGTTGTCCCGCGCCATGACCGCGATCGTCATGGGGTAGGCGGGCAGGATATCGACCGACACCACGTTGTGGGGGATGAACCGGATCGAGTCGACCGCCACCAGCTCGCCGTTGATGTAGAGCTTGAACCAGTTGTCGGCGTACACGTTCGCCCGCACGGTGTCGTCCATCGACGGCTTGCGGACCCCCGCCGGAGAAGCCTGCTGCTCTTGGGCGACCCCCAGCGCCAAACCAACAACCGCCGTCAGCCCCAAGCCGATCCCAAGCAAAGCGACCTTCATAACCCCTCTCCGTTTGCAGCCGGCCGTGGCGACCCCGATGCCGAGGAAGACCGCGCCAGGTCCTAAGACGAAAGTGTTTCCGGCGCGCCCGCGGCGCCAGATCTACGCCATTTATTGCGCCCCGATTGCCCCAAGTGGACAAGATTTCCTGCGATTGCGGCTTTTCTTGTCCACCCAGGCTTATCCCGCCACAATAAGAGGCAAGGAGCAGATACCCGCAGTGCTGGATGAAGCCATAGAGCCCACCGACCCCCCCGTGCCGCCCGCTGCGCTGTTCGAGATCTTGGTGCGCGAGAACGCGGGCTCGCTGATGGCGTTCTTGCGCGCCGCGGTGGACGATCGCGCGGCCGCGGAAGACCTGTTCCAAGAGACCATGCTGGTCGCTTGGCAGAAAATCGGCGTCTACGACCGCAACATGCCGTTCGGCGCCTGGCTGCGGGGGATCGCTAGGAACTTGGTGCTGGCCCACTACCGCTCGGCCGTGCGCCGGGTGACGTTCTCCAACGACCAACTCGAGCACCTCGAGCTGCGGCTCTCCCAGATCGATCGGCAGCCGGGCGACTGCTTCGACGAAAGGATCGCCGCGCTCACCCTCTGCGTTGAGCGCCTGGGCCCGCTGTACCGAGAACCTGTCGAACTGCACTACCGGCAGCGTCGCTCGGCGGAGTGGATCGCCGAGCGCCTCGCGACAACCAAGACCGCCATCCAGAAGAGGCTTCAGAGGGCCCGCCTGCACCTGGCCGATTGCCTCGGGCGCAAGGGGGTCCTGCCCCAGCCGGGTCAAGCAACATGAGTCCCGACAACAACGACGCGCAGCCGAGCGACCCCGAGCGTCAAGCAGACGAGCGGCTGGTCCACGCCCTGCTGCTCCACGTGTACGACGAGCGGTCCGCCGAGCGCCGCGAGCAGAGCGTGCAGCGCGCCATACGGGCGATCGGTGGTCCGTCGCAGCCCGCGGGGCCCATCGGCCTAAGCGAAGCAAGCAGGCGCCCGGTGCGATTCCCGCCCGCGGCGCGTGGGCTTACGGCGGCCGCGGCGGTGGTGCTGGCGGCGTTCGGCTTCTGGACGATCGCCATCGGCCCCTCGTCGGCCGTTGCGTCGATCGATCAGATCATCACGGCGCTAAGCCGCGCCGGCGACCGCACGTACCACATCCGCATGCAAGTGCTTCCCGATCGGCGCGGGGGGCCCCCGCCCGGCGCCCGCCGTCCGACGCAGCAACCGGGGCTCGACGACGCCACGCTCTACCTGCGGGGCAGAGGCCAATACGTGCTCGCCCGGCGGGACCCCAACGGAGGAATGATCTTCGACGGCTTCGACGGCCGACAGAGTTGGCGCGTCGGCAAAGGCGTCGTCGCCGAGACGCGTAGGGGGCTAGGGGCGGGGGGCATCCCCCTGCCCCCGCTGATGGCCGGGGCGCCGTTCACCGATCTTCCCGGAACCCTGGAGGAGATTCGCACCAACTACACCCTCGAGCGCGAGGGCCTCGAACCGCTCCCGGGCGCCGAGCGTCCGCTGACCTACGTCCGCGCGCGGCGCAACTCGCGCTGGATCAAAGGTCCAGAGACGATCGAGATCTGGGCGGACCCCGAGACCGCGATGCCCAGCCGCATCCTGTTCGACGACGCCCAGGTTCCAGACGTCCAGGGCCCCTGCCGGATCACGCTCGACCTGGTCAGCGAGCAGCCGCTAGCGTCCGACTGGTTCGGCCCCGCGCCGCACGCCGAGAAAGCAGAGCCGAGGGAGGCAGCGCCCTCTTCTCGGTGAGGCGCGTGGCGACGCAGGTTAGCGATGGCCGGTCGCTGGCGTCTAATGTGGGCGCGTCCTTGCGTCGGCAACGACACGGTTCACGTTGCTGCGTTGCAGGATCACAAGGGTCTCCCCCGTAAACAGTCCGCCGACGTTGCCGTCTTCGCCCTTCTGATACCTGAGCCCCCCTGTTTTCGCCTCGCAAATAGCCACCTCTTCTGGGAGAATACAGCCGTGAGCGACCTCTCGGATGGGAGGCCGGGCGGGAACCGCTGCGCGCAGACCAAGGGGCAGGCGATGACAAATTGGGTGCGCAGGGTTTTGTCCCGGAGGTGTCCGATCGAGGGGAGTTTTGTCCGCGCGAGGCGTGCGATTCGTGGGCCGAGAGCCGGCTCTGCAGCGGGCGACAGCGAAAGAACGCGAGAAACCCGAGGGTTGGCCGGCCGTGGGGAGGGTTTTGTCCGATTTTTCACGCCCCGCACAGCGGACAAAAGGACAATACTCGTCGGCCCCGTCGGACCCCCACGCGGGCCGCGCCCTTGGCTGCCGGCCGCTGCGTTGGGGCGGCCGTTGATGGGGCGCGGCGGTGATAGTCTAATGAGCGTTTGCGGCCCCGTAGGGGCGTCTGCTTTCCTACCCTCCTCATCAAGATCGGATGCCAAGCATGTCGGTTTCTAAGGCAATCGTTGCGCTGGTCGCGTTGTTGGCGCTGTGTACGTTCTCCGGCGAGTCGGCGGCCCAGCCCAAGCTCAAGGCGCTGATCGTCGACGGGCAGAACAACCACGCGGTGTGGCCCAAGTCGACCATCATGATGAAGCAGTACCTGGAGGAGACGGGGCTGTTCGACGTCGACATCCAGCGCACGCGATTTACTTGGAATGCGTCACGCGAAGAGGCGTTCCTCCCGCTGGCCGGCGCGGGCGAGACGCAGGACCTGAAGAACCCGAAGACCGACCCCGACTTCAGCCCGCGTTTTGAGGACTACGACGTGGTGGTGTCCAACTTCGGCTGGAAGGCGGCCGACTGGCCCCAAGAGACCCAGCAAAGGCTAGAAGACTATGTCGCGGGGGGGGGCGGGTTTGTGTCGGTTCATGCCGCGGACAACTCGTTCCCGCAATGGAAGGAATACAACCGCATGATCGGCCTCGGGGGCTGGGGCAACCGCAACGAGAAGGACGGCCCCTACGTCTACTACACCGATGAAGGGGTGCTGGTGCGCGACGATTCGCCCGGCGGCAGCGGCGCCCACGGCCCCGCGCACTCGGTGCCTGTCACGGTGCGGGTCGACGATCACCCGATCACCCAGGGCATGCCCGACGTGTGGCTCACCACCAAGGACGAGTGCTACGCGAAGCTGCGCGGCCCGGCCGAGAACATGACGGTGCTGGCGACCGGCAAAGACATGTCGGGCAGGGCGCCCACCAAGCGTCACGAGCCGATCCTGATGGTGGTGGAGTACGGCTCCGGACGCGTGTTCCATACCACGCTGGGGCACGACGACTACTCGTGCGAGGGGGTGGGCTTCATCGTCTCCCTGACCCGCGGGGTCGAGTGGGCCGCGACGGGCAAAGTCACCCAGCCGGTGCCGGCCGATTTCCCGACCGCCGACAACGCCACCAAGCGGGCGTTCGAATTGAGAAAGTAGATTGTTCGGCGTGCTGCGTTTGGGCGCCGTCGCCCAGGCCGATCGCCTTGCGGAGCGATGCGATTGAGCTTGGCAAGGCTCCTACCGCAACGGAATCAGGAGCGGCCGCGCCGAGCCCACATTCCTACTCGGGCAACGCGAACGCAATGAAAGCGTCGCCCGCCTTGGTGCCCTGCTTACCTGCGCCGCCCGCGGCGATGACGATGAACTGCCGGCCACCCACGTCGTAGGTCGCCGGCGTGGCGTAGCCGCCTGCGGGGAGCTGCGTTTCCCAGAGCGTTTCGCCGGTTGACTTGTCGAACGCGCGGAAGCGCTCGTCTTTGGTACCCGCGATGAACACGAGGCCCCCCGCGGTGACGATCGTGCCGCCGAACGACTCGGTCCCCGTTTTCGGAACGCCGCGCGCCGTCAGCTCTGGGTACTCCCCCAGGGCGACGCGCCAAGCGATCTCGCCACGGACTAGATCCACGGCGATCAGCTCGCCCCAAGGGGGCGCCACGGCCGGGTAGCCCTCGTGATCGCGGAGCTGACGGTAGCCCCGGTGAGCGTACGGGCCGTACCGGTCGGCCCCCTCGCCCCGATCAATGAGCGTCATCACGTTCGGGCAATTGGTGACGTTCACGTACAGCAGGCCAGACGCCCGGTCGTAGGAAGCCCCCGACCAATTGGCGCCGCCGTGGAAGCCGGGCAGGACGACCGTCCCTTCGAGGCTCGGCGGTAGGAAGGGGTCGCCGTGGCGAAGGCCGGCTAGTTGATCCAGCACCGAGCGGCGGTTCTCCGGGCCGATGTTCGTCACGGTCGACTCGTCGAACCGGGTCGTTACGAGCGCCGGGGGCCTGGCCGGTATCGGTTGCGTCGGCCAAGCGGCTTCACCCGGCACGTCGGAAGCCGCCGCAGGCGTTTCGACGATGTCGAACAGCGGCCGGCCCGTCGCGCGATCGAAGACGTACACGTAGCCGGTCTTGGTCACCTGCACGGCGGCGTCGATCGAGCCGCCATCCTCGCGCGGGATAGTCACCAGATTGGGGGGCGTCGGCAGGTCGTGGTCGCACAGGTCGTGCCGCACGGTCTGGAAGTGCCAGACGCGCTCGCCCGATCGAGCGTCGAGCGCGATCGTGCAGTTGGCGAAGAGGTTCTCCCCTTTCCGGTCGCCGCCGTAGAAGTCGAACGACGCAGACCCGAGTCCGGCAAAGACGAGGCCGCGCTCGTCGTCAACCGTCAGGCCGCTCCAAGCATTGGCGCCGCCGCGGTCGCGCCAAGAATCTCCTTCCCAAGTTTCGGCGCCGAACTCCCCCGGTTGCGGCACGGTGCGGAACCGCCACGCCTCGCGGCCGGTCCGCACGTCGAAGGCGAGCACGTCTCCCGGGGCGGCGATGCCGGGCCCCTCGCCGCAAGAGCAGCCGACGATCACGGCATCGCGCCAGACGGCCGGCGCCGACGTGGGGCCGTACCCGAGTTTCGCGACGCGCTTGTTCATGCCTCGACGCAGGTCGACCATGCCGCCGGCGCCAAACGCGGGATCGAGCCGACCGGTCCGGGCGTCGACCGAGAAGAGCCGTCCATCCGCGACGCCGTGCAAGACCCGCCGCGCCCCGTTGGGGGCGCCGTCGGACCAGTAGGCGCAGCCGCGGTTTACGCCGCCCGAGGTGGGCGCATGGGGCCACGGCAGCTCGCTAGGGTCGAACCGCCAGCGCTCCTGGCCCGTCGCCGCATCAAGGGCCACGAGCACGCGATTGCCGGTGGTGACGTACATGACGCCATCAACAATGATGGGCGTGCACTCGATCGTCGGCCCGACGCCGTCCTTGGCCTCGCCCGTGTGGAAGGTCCACGCGGTTTCGAGCCGCGCCACGTTCGAGCGGTCGATCTGGTCGAGGTGCGAGTGCCGGGTCGCCGCGGCGTCGCCCCCAACGACCGGCCAGTCGGCGGCGCCAGCGGCTGTGACCCCCGAGACCAGAATTGACCAAACAACCAAGCGTCGTCTGCGGTTCATCCGTAGCCTTGTGACCAAGAGGAGTTTGACGCGTCCCAGGCAAAGCGGCCGTGCCGCCCGGCGAGTTCTTGCAACCGATAGCGTGGGTTCTGGAGACCGCCCGCCGCCGTTGGGTGACCAGGCTTAGGTTGCTCTAATCACTACCACGACTCGCGTTTAGCGTACTGTTATACTAACCGCGTCGTCTATCGACGGCTTAATGCATTCCAGCCGGGTGGATACCAATGAAGCTCCCACTGATGCGCGTATGTTTTGCGGCGGCTTTCCTGGTTGGGGTCGCTGGCGCCCGTACGGCAGCCGCGCAGGAACTGATCATCAACGGCGGATTTGACTCAGGTGACCTGACGGGGTGGGCCTTCACGCCGACCGCCGCCGCAGAGCCGACGATCGCGGGGGGAGTCTCCGCGTTCATGGGAAGCAACGCCTTCCGCGTCAACGCGGGAAGCAACCTCTCGGGCGTCGAGGCCGGCGGGACCCTGTCGCAGACAATCGCGCTGGTTGCCGGGCAGTCGTACCAGGTCTCGGCCGGGAAGCTGGCGATCGCCAGCGTCAACGGCAGCCCCAACGCCGACGGCGGCACGATCACGCTCTCGCTCGGCGGCGCCCTGCTGCACACGTTCGACGTGGGATTGCTGGCGGCAGACGAGGTGCAGACTGATTCGTACAGTGCTCCGTTCCTGGCACTAGCAACGGGGCCAGCAGAGTTCGAGCTGCTGTTCACGCGGCCCTTTCCAAACTTCGCGGTGACGCCGGCGGTGTATCACTACGCCGATGGATTGTCGGTGACGCGATTGGTTCCCGAGCCGGCGGCCGCGGCGCTGGCGGGGATCGTGGGGATTATCTGGCTCCCAACTCGGCGTCGGGCCTAGAGGGGCCCTGACGAAGGAAAATCTCCGCCGACGCGGGCCCGATGGCAGCCGCTGACCAGGCGACGATTGCCCACGGCGCTACCGCTGCGAGGATTTGTCAGATTTTTTGCCACCGATTTGCGGCAAGCCACATCTCTAGGTACTATGGCGCTACGATTGTCGCCGGCCGCGTCGAACCCATGCTCGACAAACCCGATGCAATGCTAATGGACACCATTTG from Pirellulimonas nuda includes:
- a CDS encoding ThuA domain-containing protein; the protein is MSVSKAIVALVALLALCTFSGESAAQPKLKALIVDGQNNHAVWPKSTIMMKQYLEETGLFDVDIQRTRFTWNASREEAFLPLAGAGETQDLKNPKTDPDFSPRFEDYDVVVSNFGWKAADWPQETQQRLEDYVAGGGGFVSVHAADNSFPQWKEYNRMIGLGGWGNRNEKDGPYVYYTDEGVLVRDDSPGGSGAHGPAHSVPVTVRVDDHPITQGMPDVWLTTKDECYAKLRGPAENMTVLATGKDMSGRAPTKRHEPILMVVEYGSGRVFHTTLGHDDYSCEGVGFIVSLTRGVEWAATGKVTQPVPADFPTADNATKRAFELRK
- a CDS encoding pyrroloquinoline quinone-dependent dehydrogenase yields the protein MNRRRRLVVWSILVSGVTAAGAADWPVVGGDAAATRHSHLDQIDRSNVARLETAWTFHTGEAKDGVGPTIECTPIIVDGVMYVTTGNRVLVALDAATGQERWRFDPSELPWPHAPTSGGVNRGCAYWSDGAPNGARRVLHGVADGRLFSVDARTGRLDPAFGAGGMVDLRRGMNKRVAKLGYGPTSAPAVWRDAVIVGCSCGEGPGIAAPGDVLAFDVRTGREAWRFRTVPQPGEFGAETWEGDSWRDRGGANAWSGLTVDDERGLVFAGLGSASFDFYGGDRKGENLFANCTIALDARSGERVWHFQTVRHDLCDHDLPTPPNLVTIPREDGGSIDAAVQVTKTGYVYVFDRATGRPLFDIVETPAAASDVPGEAAWPTQPIPARPPALVTTRFDESTVTNIGPENRRSVLDQLAGLRHGDPFLPPSLEGTVVLPGFHGGANWSGASYDRASGLLYVNVTNCPNVMTLIDRGEGADRYGPYAHRGYRQLRDHEGYPAVAPPWGELIAVDLVRGEIAWRVALGEYPELTARGVPKTGTESFGGTIVTAGGLVFIAGTKDERFRAFDKSTGETLWETQLPAGGYATPATYDVGGRQFIVIAAGGAGKQGTKAGDAFIAFALPE
- a CDS encoding RNA polymerase sigma factor, which produces MPPAALFEILVRENAGSLMAFLRAAVDDRAAAEDLFQETMLVAWQKIGVYDRNMPFGAWLRGIARNLVLAHYRSAVRRVTFSNDQLEHLELRLSQIDRQPGDCFDERIAALTLCVERLGPLYREPVELHYRQRRSAEWIAERLATTKTAIQKRLQRARLHLADCLGRKGVLPQPGQAT
- a CDS encoding YHYH protein — its product is MRIVSFVCLLALGACRAQAHEGHPHPPSPERTQQIMQLNAQPQQQPAQQQPGLAKMFEPFSGKVRVRSDHDFLFVESSGIPDHRMMVGITAWQQQVPLPQTYVGENAWRIPLNPVPAQSPKTTKGEFLRGAIALAANGVPIFNPLNNRGEDAYLFGELDEFGGHCGRADDYHYHLAPVHLQNAVGEGTPIAVALDGYPIYGYTEPDGSPVEGLDRFNGHDDPRLGYHYHATRAYPYLNGGFHGEVTERDGQVDPQPRANPLRPALEPLRGAKITQFVESEQGGFLLTYQLDGRQGTVGYTLAADGSAAFEFVDTNGRKTKQTYTPHGPGAGGGGRRPEPPAPPRRPRPVGRAPGPPAQGAQQQRPGALSELQVSSSDVDADGRIKIDCTCDGAGVPPAVRWGRAPQGTKAFALSLWHTAPDQEKSYWVVFNIPAETTELARGSSKVGVWGLNDKRRHAYDPMCSKGPGVKTYCLTVFALSQEVDLPADTADRAGLLAAIRGATLAEGTLEFTYER